The stretch of DNA CCGGCGCAATGCGCGTCATGGGTCAAACCTTTCGTGAAACCGGCGCTGGCGCTACCGGTACAATCTATCGCGAACGTCGAACATCAGGGCGTCGATGCAAGTTTCCGGGGACACATTATAGGCCAAAGCCTGGGCCGATGCGTCAATGTCCACAAGCGCTCTGGCCGCGCGCGCGGCGCTGGTGTGCGAAGCGGCGTCCGCAAGGGCATCGGCCACGTCGACGTTGACGACGAGTTCCGACGCGCCTTCGCACACGGCCATCACGTCGCGCACCCACGACCGGGACAGGGCGACGATCCGCGAAAGCGACTCGATGGTCTGGGCGGTCAAGGCGCGCTTGTTCCTGGCCTCGATCTGGCGGATGGCCGATTTCGCGAGAAAGTCCTGGTTCTTCGCCAGTTCTTGCTCCTGGCGGCTGCGCAGCTCGTCAGTTGGCGCCCGGGACAGGTCCAGCAGCACGCGCACGCCTTCGATCACGTCCCAGTCGTCGGCCTGGCGCAGGCGCTCCAACAGGCCGAACAAGCGGCCCCGCAGCTCCATGCTTTTATGCGACGACAGAAACGCCACCGCCTTGGTGAGCGAGCCGTCGCAGGCGGCCAGCGCGAAAGCGGCCTGTTCGGGATTCGCGCCCGAGTTCTGCACGACGATGCCGCACGCTTCTTGCGAGGGAATGGTGCGGAACGGGACGATCTGGCAGCGCGAGGAAACGGTGGGCAGCACGCCTTCGCGCGAGCGGGCGAGCAGGATGAACGTCACGTTGTCCGGCGGCTCTTCGAGCGTTTTGAGGAAGGCGTTGGCGGCTTGGACGCTCAAAAGGTCGGCGCGGTCGACGATGTAGATCTTGCGGTCGGCCTGGATGGGAGCAAGCGAGGCGTCGCCCACGATGTCGCGGACCTGCTCGAGCAGATAGCCTTGCGCCCCTTCGGGCTCGAACACGCGCACGTCAGGATGTTTCCTTCGGCGAACTTTTCCGCACGCATCGCACGCCCCGCACTCGCCGCCGCGCGGGCCTTTGGCGCCTTTGGGGCACAGCAGTGCCTGGGAAAACGACAGCGCCGCGAGCATTTTATGGGACCCGGCCGGCCCGACGAACAGGTAGGCATGGGTGACCTTTTCCGCCGTGACGGCCGTGCGCAGATAGTCGCGGACCTTCGGCTGGCCCAGGATGTTCTCAAACGCGTCGTTCATCGCAGATGCCCCTCCGCGGCGATCGCCGCATCGACGTCTTCTGCGCTGAGCTGGGGAAACAGGCGTTGCACTGCCGCGGCCACCGCCTGGGCGGTGTCAGGTATCGGCCCGTCTGAAGCAACGGCGACGTGGCGGCCGTCCTGCGTTTCGACCAGCTCTTCGAAGGCGTGGTTCACCCGCTCGTGGAAGGCGAGGCCCGCCTGTTCGAGCCGGTCGGCCTCGCCCGTCTCGCAGGCGCGCTTGAGGCCTTCTTCGGCTGCGGCGGCGCCGGACGGGGCGGGCCTGAGCACCACGGTGAGGTCGGGAGCGATGCCGGCACAGGCCAACTCGTTGGCCTGTGCGATGAAGGCAGGGTCGAGTCCGCGCCCAGCACCCTGGTAGGCAAGCGTCGAATCGGTGAAGCGGTCGCACACCACGGCCGCGCCCCGCGCAAGCGCCGGGGCGATGACCTCGGCGACGATTTGGGCGCGGGCCGCTTCGTACAAGAACAGCTCGGCCGCAGACGTGAGCGCGGCGCTTTCGGGGGCGAGCAGGATGGCCCGCAGCGCCTCGCCGATGGGAGTGCCGCCCGGCTCGCGCACCTGCACGACGTCATAGCCCGCATGCCGAAGCGCCGCCGCCAAAAGGCGCGCATGGGTGCTTTTGCCCGCGCCCTCGCCGCCTTCGAGCGTCACGAACGCGCCGCGGCCTTCCGTCGAAACGGGCGCATCCGCCGCGCGGCCGGCGCCTTCTGCGACGCCCGCAGAAACGGCGGCGCCTTGCCCGTCTGCGACGCCCTGGCTCGGATCAGTCTGCACGGCGGCTTCTCCCTTCTCCCCGGCCAGCGATGTGCCGGAACTCACGAATCGAGCGCATACACGTCGCGCCCGGCGACGTCGATGCCCACGAACACCGGAAAGTCGACCACGTCGATGCGGCGCAGCGCCTCGGTGCCCAAATCATCGTATGCGATAACCTTTGATGATGCCACGGCCTTCGCCAAAAGCGCCGCCGCGCCGCCGCAGGCCACGAAATAAACGGAACCGGTGCGCATGCACGCCTCGTGCACG from Xiamenia xianingshaonis encodes:
- the tmk gene encoding dTMP kinase, with protein sequence MQTDPSQGVADGQGAAVSAGVAEGAGRAADAPVSTEGRGAFVTLEGGEGAGKSTHARLLAAALRHAGYDVVQVREPGGTPIGEALRAILLAPESAALTSAAELFLYEAARAQIVAEVIAPALARGAAVVCDRFTDSTLAYQGAGRGLDPAFIAQANELACAGIAPDLTVVLRPAPSGAAAAEEGLKRACETGEADRLEQAGLAFHERVNHAFEELVETQDGRHVAVASDGPIPDTAQAVAAAVQRLFPQLSAEDVDAAIAAEGHLR
- a CDS encoding DNA polymerase III subunit yields the protein MNDAFENILGQPKVRDYLRTAVTAEKVTHAYLFVGPAGSHKMLAALSFSQALLCPKGAKGPRGGECGACDACGKVRRRKHPDVRVFEPEGAQGYLLEQVRDIVGDASLAPIQADRKIYIVDRADLLSVQAANAFLKTLEEPPDNVTFILLARSREGVLPTVSSRCQIVPFRTIPSQEACGIVVQNSGANPEQAAFALAACDGSLTKAVAFLSSHKSMELRGRLFGLLERLRQADDWDVIEGVRVLLDLSRAPTDELRSRQEQELAKNQDFLAKSAIRQIEARNKRALTAQTIESLSRIVALSRSWVRDVMAVCEGASELVVNVDVADALADAASHTSAARAARALVDIDASAQALAYNVSPETCIDALMFDVRDRLYR